A genomic segment from Ptychodera flava strain L36383 chromosome 19, AS_Pfla_20210202, whole genome shotgun sequence encodes:
- the LOC139118798 gene encoding sulfotransferase 1C2-like — MTEEQVSLKKTYFFRPGYVLPVIMEKNNIETNVKNFEVRDDDVFLVTFAKAGTNWTMEIIDAIQNIDNIDILKERSLMEKVPLIELGPSTHPEMVEEGIKDVPPICKAVLGSVPEGTPRRIPTHLLPDISPTQLFTKKPKTVMVDRNPKDCLISLFNWHQSVRFLDPCTWDEMFEAYLKGHTIYGDYCKFMKAWGKYINEPWVLYITYEDMKKDHKGSVKKIAEFMGKSLTDAQLDEVCRVTHFLYMKKANETIKGREFILRPEGVWQRKGVSGGWKNTFTVAQSEAFDKIYNEEMKDYPGHKYSF, encoded by the exons ATGACGGAGGAACAAGTTTCATTGAAGAAGACTTACTTCTTCCGCCCTGGATATGTCTTGCCGGTCATCATGGAGAAGAACAACATCGAGACCAACGTGAAGAACTTTGAAGTGCGAGACGACGATGTGTTTTTGGTGACTTTCGCAAAAGCCG GAACGAACTGGACGATGGAAATCATCGACGCGAtccaaaacattgacaacatcGACATACTCAAGGAGAGGTCTCTCATGGAAAAAGTCCCCTTGATAGAACTAGGTCCATCCACCCACCCTGAAATGGTCGAGGAAGGTATCAAAGACGTCCCGCCGATTTGCAAAGCCGTTTTAGGATCAGTTCCTGAGGGTACCCCGAGAAGGATACCGACCCATCTGCTGCCAGACATATCTCCAACACAGCTGTTCACAAAGAAGCCAAAG ACTGTCATGGTAGACAGGAACCCGAAGGATTGTCTCATATCCCTGTTCAACTGGCATCAGTCCGTGCGTTTCTTGGATCCCTGCACCTGGGACGAAATGTTTGAAGCCTACCTGAAGGGTCACA CCATATACGGTGACTACTGCAAGTTCATGAAAGCGTGGGGCAAATACATAAACGAGCCCTGGGTGCTGTACATAACATACGAAGACATGAAGAAG GACCACAAAGGCTCTGTCAAGAAAATCGCCGAGTTCATGGGCAAGTCATTGACAGACGCACAACTCGATGAAGTATGCCGCGTGACGCACTTCCTGTACATGAAGAAGGCCAATGAGACAATCAAAGGTCGTGAATTCATACTCAGACCAGAGGGAGTATGGCAGAGGAAAG GTGTATCCGGTGGCTGGAAGAACACGTTCACTGTGGCACAGAGCGAGGCGTTCGACAAGATTTACAATGAAGAGATGAAGGATTATCCGGGCCATAAATATTCCTTCTAA
- the LOC139118800 gene encoding sulfotransferase 1C2-like isoform X2, translating to MTAKQEPKLFKKTYLFSPGYVLPAIMEKNNIETTVKNFEVRDEDVFLVTYPKAGTNWTMEIISAIQNIDNIDILKEKALNEKVPLLELGPSTHPDLVEEGITDVPSLAKVMLETIPKGSPRGIPTHLFPEQAPAELFKKKPKTIVVDRNPKDCLISLYNWHLSVRFLDPLTWEEMFDAYMKGLIYGDYCEFTKAWAKYKNEPWIFWIRYEDIKKDHKGSVKRIAEFMGKSLTDAQVDEVVRVTGFQYMKKANETIKGRDFILRPEGVWQRKGVSGGWKNTFTVFQNEAFDKYYDEKMKGYEDLKYEF from the exons ATGACAGCCAAGCAGGAACCAAAGCTCTTCAAGAAGACTTACTTGTTCAGCCCTGGATATGTCTTGCCAGCCATCATGGAAAAGAACAACATCGAGACGACCGTGAAGAACTTTGAGGTCCGAGACGAGGACGTGTTTCTGGTGACCTATCCAAAGGCCG GAACTAACTGGACGATGGAAATTATCAGCGCAATCCAAAATATTGATAACATCGACATACTTAAAGAGAAAGCACTTAATGAAAAAGTTCCCTTATTAGAGCTTGGTCCATCTACTCACCCTGACCTGGTTGAGGAAGGTATCACAGATGTACCATCACTGGCAAAAGTCATGTTAGAGACAATCCCCAAGGGCTCCCCGAGAGGAATACCGACACATCTGTTTCCGGAGCAAGCTCCAGCCGAGCTGTTCAAAAAGAAACCAAAA ACTATCGTCGTGGACAGAAACCCGAAGGACTGCCTCATTTCTCTCTATAACTGGCATCTATCCGTGCGTTTTCTGGACCCCTTAACCTGGGAAGAAATGTTCGACGCGTACATGAAAGGACTCA TATATGGCGACTATTGTGAGTTCACTAAAGCATGGGCCAAATACAAGAATGAACCGTGGATATTTTGGATACGCTATGAAGACATAAAGAAG GATCACAAAGGCTCCGTCAAGAGAATTGCCGAGTTTATGGGCAAGTCTCTGACTGACGCACAAGTCGATGAAGTAGTTCGGGTCACTGGCTTCCAATACATGAAGAAGGCCAACGAGACCATCAAAGGTCGTGACTTCATACTCAGACCGGAGGGAGTATGGCAGAGGAAAG GTGTGTCCGGCGGTTGGAAGAACACATTCACCGTGTTCCAGAACGAGGCTTTCGACAAATATTATGACGAAAAAATGAAGGGTTATGAAGACttgaaatatgaattttaa
- the LOC139118800 gene encoding sulfotransferase 1C2-like isoform X1: MTAKQEPKLFKKTYLFSPGYVLPAIMEKNNIETTVKNFEVRDEDVFLVTYPKAGTNWTMEIISAIQNIDNIDILKEKALNEKVPLLELGPSTHPDLVEEGITDVPSLAKVMLETIPKGSPRGIPTHLFPEQAPAELFKKKPKTIVVDRNPKDCLISLYNWHLSVRFLDPLTWEEMFDAYMKGLTVYGDYCEFTKAWAKYKNEPWIFWIRYEDIKKDHKGSVKRIAEFMGKSLTDAQVDEVVRVTGFQYMKKANETIKGRDFILRPEGVWQRKGVSGGWKNTFTVFQNEAFDKYYDEKMKGYEDLKYEF; this comes from the exons ATGACAGCCAAGCAGGAACCAAAGCTCTTCAAGAAGACTTACTTGTTCAGCCCTGGATATGTCTTGCCAGCCATCATGGAAAAGAACAACATCGAGACGACCGTGAAGAACTTTGAGGTCCGAGACGAGGACGTGTTTCTGGTGACCTATCCAAAGGCCG GAACTAACTGGACGATGGAAATTATCAGCGCAATCCAAAATATTGATAACATCGACATACTTAAAGAGAAAGCACTTAATGAAAAAGTTCCCTTATTAGAGCTTGGTCCATCTACTCACCCTGACCTGGTTGAGGAAGGTATCACAGATGTACCATCACTGGCAAAAGTCATGTTAGAGACAATCCCCAAGGGCTCCCCGAGAGGAATACCGACACATCTGTTTCCGGAGCAAGCTCCAGCCGAGCTGTTCAAAAAGAAACCAAAA ACTATCGTCGTGGACAGAAACCCGAAGGACTGCCTCATTTCTCTCTATAACTGGCATCTATCCGTGCGTTTTCTGGACCCCTTAACCTGGGAAGAAATGTTCGACGCGTACATGAAAGGACTCA CAGTATATGGCGACTATTGTGAGTTCACTAAAGCATGGGCCAAATACAAGAATGAACCGTGGATATTTTGGATACGCTATGAAGACATAAAGAAG GATCACAAAGGCTCCGTCAAGAGAATTGCCGAGTTTATGGGCAAGTCTCTGACTGACGCACAAGTCGATGAAGTAGTTCGGGTCACTGGCTTCCAATACATGAAGAAGGCCAACGAGACCATCAAAGGTCGTGACTTCATACTCAGACCGGAGGGAGTATGGCAGAGGAAAG GTGTGTCCGGCGGTTGGAAGAACACATTCACCGTGTTCCAGAACGAGGCTTTCGACAAATATTATGACGAAAAAATGAAGGGTTATGAAGACttgaaatatgaattttaa